The Spirosoma sp. SC4-14 DNA window AACAGGTCCGTAAAAATCGGAACGGCCCGCACCGCAATGTTCGGAATAGTGGCCGGTAAAATAATCCCGAAACCCGATTTGTAGGGGTTTGTCAGCGCAATGTTTCGGTAAAACTTTGCCTGATAATCCAGCGTAAAGAACGTGTATTTGCCACCGCCAAAAATAAACCAGAGCGATACGAGCCCCAGTCCAACAACGCTGGTTATGCCGAGTGTTACCCAGGCTTTTGTATTGCGAAGGAACAAGAGTGCGTATAAACCATGACACAGAAATACGGTAACGGTGAGGTAGTGCGACAACACCGACGTAACAAACACGAACCCATAGGCCAGGTAAAGCACTGGCAATGAAAGCCCTTTTGGGGAAGAGGATGAGACTTGCCGAACCCGCTCCATAATCAACAGAAAGATATGGGTACCCAACAACGTTAGAAAAAACGTCATGGAGTAGTTACGGGCAATATGGCTATAGGAAACAAAAAACGGCTCAACGGCCGCAACGGCCGCACTCACCAGCGCCAGCGAATCGGAGCGGAAATGTCGTCGAACAAACACAAACAGTAGCCAGACGATCAGCGTACTGAAAATAACCGAAGGCATCCGCAGCGACGTATCGCTTAGCCCAAAAACTTCCATCCAGAGCCAGAGCACACCGTAGTAGGAGGGACTATTGCCAATATCGCCCCGAATGTTGGCCTCAATAAAGTCGTTGAAGGTTTTGGGTTTCCAGAATTCAGCCGGAGTAAAGTATTTTTTACTGAAAACATCCTTCTGATTAAAGCCTTCCAGACAAACGCCCTGACTGATGAGCAGGGTCGATTTTTCGTCGAAATAAATACTATAAGTGCCAACCCGGTATAGGCGGAGCGCTAGCGCCAGCACCAGCAAAGCGCCTAGCAGCAGTGTTGTTGTACGTGATGATGGGGTGAACATTGCGGCAAAGCTAGCGCAAAATCTCAGTTCTCACAGCTTGAGAATGGTGAATTCTACCCGCCGGTTTAGTTTACGCTTTTCTTCGGTTCCGTTACTGGCTATCGGTTTGCTAGGCCCCCAGGCTTTCGTCTGGATGCGATTTTCATCGATTCCTTTCTCAATCAGGTAGTCTTTCACAACCCGAACCCGATCGGCCGATAATTTCATATTTAGGTCCCATTCGCCCTGATTATCAGTATGTCCTTCGACCAGGATCTCCATTTCAGGGTATTGTTTTAGCATCTCCACCACATGATCCAGTTCAGTGCTGGCCCCGGCAACCAGATCGTACTGGCTCTGCTCAAAGAGCACATCACGCATGGTTATTTTCTGGCCTGCTTCAATTTTTACCAATAGCAAATTCCGTTTAATATCCCGAAACCGTTTGTCTTTGCTTAAGTCCAGTGTTTCGGTTGTTGGGAAGTAGCCTTCCTTAATGGCACGGATGGTATACACTTTCTGCGTGGGCAAAATAAGCTTGTATTCGCCCGTTTCGGGATCGAAGTCGGCCTTGGCTGTTTCTTTCTGTTCGTCGGCCAGACTCGAAATAACTTCCGACGCAACGGGTTTTTTGCTTTTGGAATCCAGAACCTGCCCCGATACAATGGCTACCGGATCGGGTTTAATGGCCGGGTAAAGCTTAAGCCGAAAAATATCGTCTTCTCCCATCGAGCCAGCCCGTGAGCTTAGATAGGCATAATCGCCGGAAGCCGGAATGGTAAAATAGCCATCCCATTCGGGCGTATTGATGGCGGGTCCCAGGTTTTCGGGCTCGCTCCAGTTTGTCCACGAGTCGTCGAGCCGTCGGGTTACGAAAATATCGCCATTGCCGTAGCCTGGATGGCCACCAGACGTAAAATAAAGTGTGCGGCTATCGGCGGCTAGGAAAGGGGAACTCTCAAAATCGGCCGTATTGACAACTGGCCCGAGCGAAACCGGCTCCGACCAGGTATGATCGGGCTGTTGGTGGGTGATGTAGAGGTCGCGGTTGCCACGGGTGTCTTTGCGCTGTACGGCCAGAATAATCGATTTGCCGTCGGGTGAGACACAAAACTCCAACTGGTTTTTTTCGTGAAGATTATAATTGTTGGCAATCTTACATTCAACGGGTTGCGACCATCCCTGGCGGGTTTTTGTCGATTGCGAAATGCCGAACGATAAGCCTCCATCCGGCCGATAAACATTGATGAGATAGGCTGTACGGCCATCGGTAGAGAGGCCGCTGATGGCATTATCGCCAGCGTTGTTGATGGGTGAACCTACATTGACAGCTTCGCTCCAGGTTGCGGGCTGGCCAGAACCTGCCGATTCGAGGGTCGAAAACCACACATCCTGCCGGTCTGAACTGCCAATGTTGGCTTTGTTGAAGTTGCGGGTAAAGTAGAGCGTTCGGCCGTCGGGAGCAATTACGGGGGCTACTTCCTGGCCGTTCGAATTAACAGCTTTGCCCAGATTCTCTTTGACAATTTCTTTGGGCGTATCTTTCGAGACGTTGATACCCACAGTTATGGGCGTAGTGGTTTCTGAGATCCCGATGGCGTCGATCTGATTTGGGCCGGGGATAGCCGCACTGTTAATAACAACTTTGACCTGATTGCCGATAATAGCCGAATCGTTCAGCGTGATGTGCAGCAGAGGATCAGTGCGCAGGGCGGGGGAGTCGTTTTTATAGACCTCATGTGGTTTCCCGCTCTTATCAATAACGAGCACTTGTATTACGGAACCCGGATTGACATTTTCGCCAATAACGATCTGGCGAATTGTGATTGGATGGTCGAAAGCGACCTGTATCCACTCTTCCACTCCTCCACCAATTCGGGGTTCCCAGGCAGCCGGACTTTCGCCCAATTGGGGCAATTTGCTGGGTTTGCCCAGCGCCTGCGATGCTTTATACTGGTCGCCATTGACATCATTCTTTTTTTCGGAAGAAAACCCGACCACACGACTGGCCCATTGAACCTGTGCTTTCCCGACCTGTTCTGTCGGGTCGCCCGTGCGCCGTTGTGGTTCTGTCGGACGGGCCCCCGATGTTTGTGCCGGACTTACTGAACCGGTCATCACCAGTAATAAACCAGACAAGATGAACCAAACTCGCATAAACAATGAAAAGGGAATCAAGACGTTGGCAGGCTGCTGACCCTACTATGGGTAAGCACTACCTGTTAAACTCTAAACGATCATGGGAGATTGTTAGGTAAGTTACAAAAAAAGTTAGTTTGTCAGGACTTTATATTCCCAAGGTTTGAGCGTGAGGGACATTTCGGGCTTCAGTTCCATCGGTTGCCGACTGAAAATCTCTGTATAAACGCCTTCGTACCCCTGACTTGCCCCCGATAGGCGGAAGGTTTGTGGTTCTTCACTCATGTTGATCAGAACAACGACGCGGTCGTTGTCGCGTTGACGCGAAAAGGCATACACTTTTTCGTCGTGATCAGTATTGATTTTTTCGGCATTACCACCTGCCAGACCATTCCAGAGAGCCCGGTTGCGGTGTTTGAGCGTAAGCAGAGTCTTAAAGAAATTACTTTTGGCATACGTTCCCCACGAAATAGGGTCTTTCTCGAAAAAAGCCAGCCGTCGATTTAAGTTAGACTCCATGCCATTGTAAACCAGTGGCATACCTTCTAGAGTGCTGCTCAGCACAATAAACGCATCGGCCGAAGGCCCAAACGTTTCGGCCAGTGTACCGTGATGCGTGTTTTCGTCGTGATTTTGGGTGAAAATCATTTGGTAGTACCAGCGTGGAAACCGTTTCTGATTGCTGGCCCGCAGGGTATCGAGGCTGGTTGCTGGTAAGTCGCCCTGTGCAATGGCTTTCATCATCGAAAACATGGCCCAGCCATAGTTGGCGTTGAAACAGGTTTTGAACTGCTCCGGATCATCTTCCCACTCAGCCAGCATAAACACCGTTTTTATTTTGTCCAGCTCCGGGCGTAGCTGAGCCCAGAAATCGTCGGGAACAAAACCCGCTACATCGCACCGGTAGCCATCAATATCACATTCTTTCAGCCAGAACTGCATGGCCTCGATCATGCCTTTACGCATTTCCGGATTGTTATAGTTCAGATCGACAACATCGGTCCAGTCGGTAGCTTTCCCGGTTTTGGGGTCAATGGGGGTTGTCATTTTTCCATTTACCCTCGTATACCAGTCGGGGTGTTCTTTTACCCATACATGATCCCAGCCTGTGTGGTTGGGTACCCAATCGAGAATGACCCGTAAGCCCAGCGCATGAGCTCGTTTAACGAGCGATTTAAAATCGGCCAGTGTGCCAAACTCCGGATTAATGGCGGTGTAGTTGGCTACCGCATAGGGGCTACCCAGCTTCCCTTTTTTGTGTTCCTGACTAATGGGATAAATGGGCATCATCCAAACGATATCGACACCGAGTTCTTTCAGACGCGGGAGTTGCTCTTCTACAGCCTTGAAGGTGCCTGCCTGCGAAAACTGACGAGTATTAACTTCGTATATAGTCGCATTTTTGGCCCAGTCCGGAGCGGGAGGAGCTGCCGCTGCGGTTGTGTCGTTGGAAGAAGCGGTTGTTTCGGTGGTTGATTTTTGGGTGTCACGGCAGGCCACGGTCAGCAGCATAGTGCTGAGAGAGAGGGCCAGATATAATTTCTTCATAAGTACAGGTCTGCGGTAGAGTCGGTTAAGTCGTACGGCTTGAGGTCAGGCCATCATGGGTTTATGGCTATTCTTTAGTTGCCGGATGGCTTCCAGCGGATCAGGTGAGCCAAAAACAGAGCTTCCGGCTACCAAACTATCAGCTCCTGCTTCCAGTAGGGCAGGGGCATTTTTTAAGCTAACGCCACCGTCTACCTCAATCAGTGCCGGTGAGTTATTGGCCAGCAGCAACTGTTTAAGGCGGGCTATTTTAGGAAGTGTATGCGGAATAAACGATTGTCCGCCAAAACCTGGGTTGACCGACATGATTAGAATTACATCAACCTGATCCAGAATATCTTCGAGATTAGTTATGGAGGTGTGCGGATTCAAAACAACGCCCGCCCGGCATCCCATTTCCCGAATGTGCGAAAGCGTACGGTGTAAATGCGTACAGGCTTCATAATGTACGTGAATAACCGAAGCTCCTCCCTCGGCAAATGCGTCGATATAGCGGTCGGGGTCCGTAATCATCAGGTGCACATCAATGGGTTTCTGGCAGTACCTGCGAACAACGTCAAGTATGGGAAAACCAAACGAAATGTTAGGTACAAACACCCCGTCCATTACATCAAAATGCAGAAAGTCAGCCTCGCTTCGGTTAATTAATTCAAGGTCCCGTTGCAGATTGGCAAAATCGGCGGCAAGTAGCGATGGCGCAACGATAGGCTGAGTCATAGTTGTTAAGAAACAGTCCGAAACCTTACTTTTTAAAAGAAACGCTTTTCGCAGGTTGTATCAAACTGTCTGTTTTTTTTATCCTGTAAAGCTAAGTTTTTTTGCTTGAACGAGGAAACAAACCCAATATTTGAGAATTCGTTTAGTAAAACAACGCAGGAGTGAACGTAAATACAGAAGTTGAGCACGACAGATCGAATTGCCGAATTTTCTGCTTGCTTCGCCTTGCGAATGGCTTTAGCTACTTATTTAAATTTATTCTATGACACCCCAGGAGCGCATTGCAGAACTGACCGACCAACTGAATTATTATAATCATCAGTACTATCAAAAGAGTGTATCGGAAGTAGATGATTTTACGTTCGACCAATTGTTGGTTGAGCTAACCGAACTAGAGACGAAATACCCCGAATTTCGTCGGCCCGATTCGCCCACAGCCCGCGTTGGCGGAACGATCAGTAAAGAATTTCAAACGGTTTACCACCGGTTTCCGATGCTGTCGTTAGGAAATACCTATTCGGAAGAAGACCTGGTTGAGTTCGATAACCGTGTCCGAAAAGGACTGAATGGTCAGGCGTATGAATACGTCTGCGAACTCAAATTCGACGGTGTAGCGCTGAGTATGACCTATGAGAATGGTGTTCTGGTGCAGGGAGCAACCCGTGGCGACGGCGTTCGTGGCGACGACATTACGAACAACATCCGCACAATTCGAACCCTGCCGCTCCGCTTACAAACACCCGCCCCCCAGCCCCCAGCCATCCCCGCCCTTTTCGAAGTTCGTGGTGAAGGATTTCTGCCATTGGCCGAATTTGACCGGATCAACAAAGAGCGGGAAGACATTGGCGAACCGCTGCTGGCCAATCCTCGAAATGCTGCTTCCGGTACATTTAAACAGCAGGACTCCAGCGCTGTAGCCAAACGCCGACTCGACTGCTATTTATATTCGTTTCTATCTGACCCTGAAGTATTTCAAACGCATGAAGAAAGCCTGGTTGCTATGAAACAGTGGGGGTTTAATGTGTCGCAAACCTGGCGGAAATGTGCCGACATTCGGGAGGTAATGCTTTATATCAACGAGTGGGAAACCAAACGATTCGATCTGCCGCTCGGTACGGATGGTATTGTCATTAAGGTTAATCGGTATGATCAGCAGCGCGAACTGGGCTACACTGCCAAAAGCCCACGCTGGGCCATTGCCTATAAGTATAAAGCGTTGGCTGTCAGTACGGTGCTTAATGGGATTCGCTATCAGGTTGGCCGAACCGGAGCCGTAACGCCCGTAGCCTTATTGACGCCTGTATTGCTGGCCGGAACCATCGTAAAACGGGCGTCGCTGCACAACGCGAACGAAATTGAGCGGTTGGGCGTAATGCTGAACGACACGGTGTTTGTAGAAAAAGGGGGCGAAATCATTCCGAAAATAACGGGTGTCGATCTAACGCACCGTACCGACCAAAGCCAGCCTATTGTATACCCAACCACTTGTCCGGCCTGCGGAACGCCGTTGATTCGGAAAGAAGGCGAAGCCAATTTTTACTGCCCCAACGAACGGGGGTGCCCGCCACAACGGCAGGCTCGATTCGAACACTTCATTCAGCGACGGGCCATGAACATTGAGAGCCTGGGCGAAGGTAAAATCGAACTGCTGATCGACCGGGGACTCGTGCAAACACCCGCCGATCTCTATAAGCTCACGTTCGATGATTTACTTGGTATTGAAAAAGTCTTTGACGATGAAGAAACAGGTAAACGCCGAGTGGTGAGTTTCCGCGAAAAAACGGTGGAGAATATTCTGACGGCCATTGAGCGATCGAAAGCGCAACCATTTCAAAATGTGTTGTTTGCGCTCGGTATTCGCTACGTTGGCAATACAACCGCCGAGAAACTGGCCGATTATTTTGGTTCGATGGATGCCATCATGAGCGCTACACAGGAGCAGTTACTGGCCGTGCCCGACACCGGACCACGGATTGCCGAGAGTGTAGTGGAATGGTTTGCCGACCCGGAAAATCGGGACTATGTCGAACGGTTGCGGGCGGCTGGTTTGCAGTTTGCTGGTGAGAAAAAAGTGGTTGAGCGCGAAGGCGATACGCTGGAAGGCAAAACATTTTTATACACAGGCACTTTTATCAACTTTAGCCGGGAAGAACTCGAAGCGCGTATTGCCGCTAATGGCGGTAAGGTGCTGAGTGGCATTTCTAAAAAGCTCAACTACCTCATTGTTGGCGAAAATGCCGGGCCGTCGAAGCTCGAAAAAGCGCAGAAACTAAACGTAACCATGATCAGCGAAGACGAATTTATGGCTATGCTGTCCGTATGATTATTGCTGAAAATGAATTTGTTACCTTTGTGATCACATAAACCCACCAGCCTATGGAAGTAGCCGCTAATTTTGATGACATAAGAGCTATTCTAAAGGATATAACCGTTAATCTGCGAGAAATAGCTGAAAGCCAGAAAGAGACAGATCGATCACGCGGCAGAATGCCCGCATGATTGGCGATTTGGGTAATAAATTTGGTTCGTTTACAGAAGGAATGGCTTTTCCGTCGATGGAAAAAGTGCTGCGGAAACAGTTTGGCATCACCACTATTACGACCAATTACAAAACCGAGTATGGACCCGATACGCTGGAAATCGGTGTGCTGGGCTTTGCTAATGGGGCTGTGAATACGGTCGTGCTGGTCGAAGTAAAAAGCCATCTCAGAGAGCGCGACATTGAGCAGCTTCTGAAAAATCTGGACCGTTTCCGGCGCTTTCATCCCGAATACGCCGACAAAAAACTATACGGTATTCTGGCCAGTGTACAGGGTTCAACCGAGATTATGAAGAAGGCAATGGAGGCAGGATTGTTTGTCGCATCCATTCATGATGAGGTTTTTGAGTTGAAGACACCAGCTTATTTTGTCCCGAAGAACTTCGCCAGTAATCTGGACAAATAAACTGCAAACTCCCAACGAATTTCCCGTAACTTTGCAGGAATATATTCCTGTTTCCACGAATGGATACCAAATTTCACGGCGTCGGCGTTGCCATTGTGACACCCTTCAACGCTGATCAATCTGTTGACTTCGACGGCTTCGGCCGCATTATTCGGCACGTTTCCGAGGGGGGCGTCCGCTACATTGTTCTGCAGGGCACTACCGGCGAATCGCCAACGGTGACGAAGCAGGAGAAGAAACAGTTGCTGCAATACCTTAAGGAAAATAACCCAAAGAATCTGCCGATTGTTTTTGGCGTTGGCGGGAATGTGACGGCCGATGTTGTGGCGGGTATGAAGGATATCGACTTCGAAGGAGTCGATGCTATTCTGTCGGTTTGTCCCTACTATAACAAGCCTGGTAAACGGGGTGTTATCGAGCATTTTATGCGTGTTGCCGATGCTAGTCCGGTTCCGGTTATACTCTATAATATTCCATTTCGGACGGGGATCAATATGAGCGCCGAAACGATCTGCGAACTGGCGCAACATCCCAACATCATTGGTGTGAAAGAAGCATCGTGCGTGATCGAACAATGCATGGAAATTGCTCGCGACAAGCCCGATGATTTTCTGCTAATTTCGGGCGATGATGTGCAGGCTGTGCCTATCATTAGCATTGGTGGGGTTGGGGTTATGTCGGTCATTGCCAACGCATTTCCGGCTAAGTTCTCGGCTATGATCGATGCTGCCCTACAGGGAGATTTTGCCTTTGCTCAGAAAGAACTTGGCCATTTTCTTCGAATTGATCCACTGCTGTATGAAGAAGGCAATCCAGTTGGGGTAAAAAATATCATGGAAATTATGGGCCTGATTTCGGCCGAAGTCCGGCTACCGCTCATGAAAGCATCCGACGACCTGAGCGAACGCCAGAAAGCAGTACTTCAGCGCGATGGATTGCTGGAACTGGTGGCCTGATCAATAAATAGTCTTCAAAGCAAAAAAGCCGAATCCTGACAGGATTCGGCTTTTTTGCTTTGAAGACTATAATACGTATAGAATTGCTCATCGGCCTCCTCCGCCAAACAATTTAGAGACCAGCCAGATAACGACGCCAATTCCCAGCACAACCAGCAAAACGCCTGTCCAGACGCCTGTTTTGAAAATATCGCCGATGGCTTCGCAGCCAGTCATAAATACGGTAATAAACACAGCCACCAGGGCTATTGGTAAAATGCGCAGTAAGATTTTCATAAACGTTGAATGGTTTATATGTGTAGTTGAGTAATTCATTCAAAAACGAATTATACCAATAACAAGCCCCGGCAACGTTTGTTTAAACTTCTGGTCGTCAGATATTCCACCAGTAAGTCCATTTCAAGACCAAAGCGCGGTTTTTGATCGAGAACAGGCCCGGAATGTCCTGACCGGGCTGCAACCCATTAGGCAGGTAGTTGTCGGTATACACCAGGAAAAAATCAGAAGCCGGTTTGTAACGCCATTGAATCCGGGCGTTGATGTTCATATTTTTCTGTTGCTGGTTGTATTGGATGAAGGTGGTCATGTAGAGCGTATTCGTAAGCGTAAGATCGAAGCGAGGGCTCACGAGCCAGATTTTTGTGGTTCCCCAGGGTTGGGGAAGCCGCAAATTGTTGTAATTGATGTTGACGGCCAGGCTCACATAGGGCTGAAAGCGATAGCCCAGATCGGTAACAATATTCAGTCGGGTCCCATTGGCATAATAACCACCATAGGAGGTTAAGATTCCATAGGTAAATACGCTCTGCGGCTTGGAAACAAACTGAAGACCCCAGGTAGTCCAGTTGTGTTCGGTACCGGTTGCCAGTGCCGTATTTCCAGTATTGGTTGGGTCGAATGGTTGCAGGAGCCGGACATAATCCGTAGTGAAGGAGGGGGTTAGCACACTGCGGCTTCGAAACGTGATGGCATAACTTAGCGTGCTTTCGTTATCGCTTTGTTTCCAGTTCGAATCAAAAAAATAGCTGGACGTCAGCGTTGGGCCGTGATTGAGAACACCGCTACCCGTTGGCAGAAAGGTATAACCCACCGTGGCCAGTCCACGTTCATAACCGCGTCGGGGAACATACCCCACTTCGGCATTGTAGTTTTTGCCAACGATTTCTACCTGCCCATTAATAAGCCATTTACGGCTGAAATATTGCAAATTGCCAGAGTAAACGGCTGTGTTATTGGTTTTATTGGTGCTGTCCTGCGGGCTAAACGATTTGACATACAGGAGCTTACCACTCCATAGGTTATTGGCAGAAGCCAGATTATATTCCAGACCAAGATTTCGGTTGAATCGGGAATAAAGCGATTTGTCGGTTACGGATGTATAATTGACCGATTCTTTATTCACCAGCATCATACCGATGTTGGAGCGGGCTCCGATCCGGCGCTGCAGAGCCATAACGGCGAAGTTTTGCGCTGGCAGACCAGTATTGTCTACCCGACCCGTTTCCATATCCATTACTCCCATGCGCCAGTCTTTATTGAGTTTGCCGCTAAGTCGGGCACCAAAGCGAATGGGAACACCGCCCAGACCGATGCGTCGGCTAAAGAATGGCCGGATGGTGGCATAGCCAAAATTGGCAAACTGGTCGCCGTTTTCCAGAAAAAATTGCCGTTTCTCCGGAAAAAATAACTCATACCGGTTTAAATTAGTAACCTGCTG harbors:
- a CDS encoding glycosyltransferase family 39 protein codes for the protein MFTPSSRTTTLLLGALLVLALALRLYRVGTYSIYFDEKSTLLISQGVCLEGFNQKDVFSKKYFTPAEFWKPKTFNDFIEANIRGDIGNSPSYYGVLWLWMEVFGLSDTSLRMPSVIFSTLIVWLLFVFVRRHFRSDSLALVSAAVAAVEPFFVSYSHIARNYSMTFFLTLLGTHIFLLIMERVRQVSSSSPKGLSLPVLYLAYGFVFVTSVLSHYLTVTVFLCHGLYALLFLRNTKAWVTLGITSVVGLGLVSLWFIFGGGKYTFFTLDYQAKFYRNIALTNPYKSGFGIILPATIPNIAVRAVPIFTDLFMVTNGMIAVLVSIRNSLLALGLGTAAAFIIHRYYKVSNPPVWLYGAVPALLLIGLPFYSFEPLRLLVLSVVPSFLYLIWRYITERTDASQKPLVVMLLLLAFVPTLFLLFMAWRSGHTFGITQRYSGFSFPYVCIFVAMGLRQLTTLRWWFSIPIALVLLIQAGNIAQLLIDLYADQAPKYTFFAKPRISNPYWASAKKLEKLYAPGDTILYPNKTRQIHSEKMDRTYSPVSLLDAQSVNVYLPKNATYIQRIDPNERDRIVLVKGQSGEKITIFDFKGSTYRYGE
- a CDS encoding OmpA family protein, encoding MRVWFILSGLLLVMTGSVSPAQTSGARPTEPQRRTGDPTEQVGKAQVQWASRVVGFSSEKKNDVNGDQYKASQALGKPSKLPQLGESPAAWEPRIGGGVEEWIQVAFDHPITIRQIVIGENVNPGSVIQVLVIDKSGKPHEVYKNDSPALRTDPLLHITLNDSAIIGNQVKVVINSAAIPGPNQIDAIGISETTTPITVGINVSKDTPKEIVKENLGKAVNSNGQEVAPVIAPDGRTLYFTRNFNKANIGSSDRQDVWFSTLESAGSGQPATWSEAVNVGSPINNAGDNAISGLSTDGRTAYLINVYRPDGGLSFGISQSTKTRQGWSQPVECKIANNYNLHEKNQLEFCVSPDGKSIILAVQRKDTRGNRDLYITHQQPDHTWSEPVSLGPVVNTADFESSPFLAADSRTLYFTSGGHPGYGNGDIFVTRRLDDSWTNWSEPENLGPAINTPEWDGYFTIPASGDYAYLSSRAGSMGEDDIFRLKLYPAIKPDPVAIVSGQVLDSKSKKPVASEVISSLADEQKETAKADFDPETGEYKLILPTQKVYTIRAIKEGYFPTTETLDLSKDKRFRDIKRNLLLVKIEAGQKITMRDVLFEQSQYDLVAGASTELDHVVEMLKQYPEMEILVEGHTDNQGEWDLNMKLSADRVRVVKDYLIEKGIDENRIQTKAWGPSKPIASNGTEEKRKLNRRVEFTILKL
- a CDS encoding alpha-amylase family glycosyl hydrolase; this translates as MKKLYLALSLSTMLLTVACRDTQKSTTETTASSNDTTAAAAPPAPDWAKNATIYEVNTRQFSQAGTFKAVEEQLPRLKELGVDIVWMMPIYPISQEHKKGKLGSPYAVANYTAINPEFGTLADFKSLVKRAHALGLRVILDWVPNHTGWDHVWVKEHPDWYTRVNGKMTTPIDPKTGKATDWTDVVDLNYNNPEMRKGMIEAMQFWLKECDIDGYRCDVAGFVPDDFWAQLRPELDKIKTVFMLAEWEDDPEQFKTCFNANYGWAMFSMMKAIAQGDLPATSLDTLRASNQKRFPRWYYQMIFTQNHDENTHHGTLAETFGPSADAFIVLSSTLEGMPLVYNGMESNLNRRLAFFEKDPISWGTYAKSNFFKTLLTLKHRNRALWNGLAGGNAEKINTDHDEKVYAFSRQRDNDRVVVLINMSEEPQTFRLSGASQGYEGVYTEIFSRQPMELKPEMSLTLKPWEYKVLTN
- the rpe gene encoding ribulose-phosphate 3-epimerase; translation: MTQPIVAPSLLAADFANLQRDLELINRSEADFLHFDVMDGVFVPNISFGFPILDVVRRYCQKPIDVHLMITDPDRYIDAFAEGGASVIHVHYEACTHLHRTLSHIREMGCRAGVVLNPHTSITNLEDILDQVDVILIMSVNPGFGGQSFIPHTLPKIARLKQLLLANNSPALIEVDGGVSLKNAPALLEAGADSLVAGSSVFGSPDPLEAIRQLKNSHKPMMA
- the ligA gene encoding NAD-dependent DNA ligase LigA, producing MTPQERIAELTDQLNYYNHQYYQKSVSEVDDFTFDQLLVELTELETKYPEFRRPDSPTARVGGTISKEFQTVYHRFPMLSLGNTYSEEDLVEFDNRVRKGLNGQAYEYVCELKFDGVALSMTYENGVLVQGATRGDGVRGDDITNNIRTIRTLPLRLQTPAPQPPAIPALFEVRGEGFLPLAEFDRINKEREDIGEPLLANPRNAASGTFKQQDSSAVAKRRLDCYLYSFLSDPEVFQTHEESLVAMKQWGFNVSQTWRKCADIREVMLYINEWETKRFDLPLGTDGIVIKVNRYDQQRELGYTAKSPRWAIAYKYKALAVSTVLNGIRYQVGRTGAVTPVALLTPVLLAGTIVKRASLHNANEIERLGVMLNDTVFVEKGGEIIPKITGVDLTHRTDQSQPIVYPTTCPACGTPLIRKEGEANFYCPNERGCPPQRQARFEHFIQRRAMNIESLGEGKIELLIDRGLVQTPADLYKLTFDDLLGIEKVFDDEETGKRRVVSFREKTVENILTAIERSKAQPFQNVLFALGIRYVGNTTAEKLADYFGSMDAIMSATQEQLLAVPDTGPRIAESVVEWFADPENRDYVERLRAAGLQFAGEKKVVEREGDTLEGKTFLYTGTFINFSREELEARIAANGGKVLSGISKKLNYLIVGENAGPSKLEKAQKLNVTMISEDEFMAMLSV
- the dapA gene encoding 4-hydroxy-tetrahydrodipicolinate synthase, with amino-acid sequence MDTKFHGVGVAIVTPFNADQSVDFDGFGRIIRHVSEGGVRYIVLQGTTGESPTVTKQEKKQLLQYLKENNPKNLPIVFGVGGNVTADVVAGMKDIDFEGVDAILSVCPYYNKPGKRGVIEHFMRVADASPVPVILYNIPFRTGINMSAETICELAQHPNIIGVKEASCVIEQCMEIARDKPDDFLLISGDDVQAVPIISIGGVGVMSVIANAFPAKFSAMIDAALQGDFAFAQKELGHFLRIDPLLYEEGNPVGVKNIMEIMGLISAEVRLPLMKASDDLSERQKAVLQRDGLLELVA
- a CDS encoding DUF5916 domain-containing protein codes for the protein MKLSLTISITFLLFLPLGLLAQKKNENYQLHIHRAQSPIQIDGSIDEAAWKDAEVATDFWMVLPMDTSCARVQTDVRMTYDDRNIYLSAVCYHGYIEGPYMVESLRRDWAFGKNDNFIFFMDTFDDQTNGFTFGTNAAGAQWDGLLYEGGKANLSWDNKWVSEVRNYPDRYVVELAIPFKTIRYKKDIRRWGINFSRQDLKTTEKSSWTPIQRQFPTASLALTGVLIWDEAPPQPGPNISIIPYLLTGLNRDYDNQVPTQNRLNAGLDAKVAVTSSLNLDLTVNPDFSQVDVDQQVTNLNRYELFFPEKRQFFLENGDQFANFGYATIRPFFSRRIGLGGVPIRFGARLSGKLNKDWRMGVMDMETGRVDNTGLPAQNFAVMALQRRIGARSNIGMMLVNKESVNYTSVTDKSLYSRFNRNLGLEYNLASANNLWSGKLLYVKSFSPQDSTNKTNNTAVYSGNLQYFSRKWLINGQVEIVGKNYNAEVGYVPRRGYERGLATVGYTFLPTGSGVLNHGPTLTSSYFFDSNWKQSDNESTLSYAITFRSRSVLTPSFTTDYVRLLQPFDPTNTGNTALATGTEHNWTTWGLQFVSKPQSVFTYGILTSYGGYYANGTRLNIVTDLGYRFQPYVSLAVNINYNNLRLPQPWGTTKIWLVSPRFDLTLTNTLYMTTFIQYNQQQKNMNINARIQWRYKPASDFFLVYTDNYLPNGLQPGQDIPGLFSIKNRALVLKWTYWWNI